The window tatatataaataaaataatgctaGTTAgcttgttgaagaaaaaaaaataaaaaagccatGAAAATTCCAATATATTAAGGATGGCAAAGCAAGAAAACGTGatccggaaaaataaattatacatatagaTATGCGGGACAGTCAGAGTGGTGAAACACAGGTCGATCGATGCAGCGAAAAACCTCCTGTTTACAGGAATCGAAATTCATATCTTACCTGTATTATTCACCAATTGATGCaccattacaaaaaaaaaaaaaaaaaacaaattataaattaaaaaaaaaaaaaaaaaaactcaatttaaATTGGCCctcataaattttgataaacttGATTTAACGAATAACGTAATAAAGAAagtcaaatgaaataataaattaatttttaacactgTATATAATTGAGTTTAATCTTGGTGCCAAGTTTGATGAAACTAAATTACATagatgttgaatttttattttaaccacTGAAAGACATTATCACTTTTAGCATtgccaagtttttttttctcttttttcttactggatataaaaaaaaatacaattgaaataatcTAATATTGAGGGTAAAgaaaatttacgaaaaaaggtcttataataaataaataaataatagggtataaaaaaaaaaaaaaacacactcACACGAGGGTGAAActcgtatatttttatttttgattttcttgaTCTTCTTGATCTTCAGGGTCAAGATAAGTATCTtaatagaatgaaaaataaatattgcaaaataatgatgataataaataagatagaaaaggaaaaaaaaaaaaaaatagtcaaaagtTGTTaatggtatttatttatcaggGTCATTATGACTGACAATATGACTGCCTTGAATAGAACCGGTGGTGATACTGGTAAAACTAAACTTGATGAAGGCTTTGAGCCCATTTTGACTGCGCTGCGCCGCCGCCCTTCTCCAGGAGCTTTTTCCCCACTGTACAAACCGATTTTCACAGCTTCATTcacatatacaatatttattaaacttgtgTTATTATGATGTACACTGACTTGCGCATATcttcacaagaaaaaaaatacaatttatatatacatcaagTATCAACACAATTATCAGGAATATTTTCTAAAGACAATTTGTGACAATGTGTGCATTATCATTgcattcaatgaaaataataaaaccaatattattatgtattcaTCCAACTCAATTCATCAttgattaaatcaattaattaatttatcaaacaattttaattattttatcattttattataatttttttttttgtttcatttttcattttacaatcttaataaattattattttttccattgacagtatttttttttttcattattttatttaataatacatgcCAAGCTTGGCCTCGGTAATtataatgcttttttttttttattaattttttaaaagcttCTATccattcaataattattataatttttattttttcaatttttttttttgcatgtatatattttaaactcgAGATACCCGTGACTGgcataaacttttttaaaatatttttatttttttttctcgctcGATATATTTGaatagcattttttttttttattacgaatACTTGATGGAAATTTTAACGAAAATCTTGAAAGttaatatgagaaaaaaaaaaaagagtatattggattttttttttaaatgtttgatgaagttataaatttttattatttaagtgaatgttaatgattaaaaattgattcaagtcTTGGTCGATTTATATAGTATCGTGTTCACAAATTTCTCAcgcaatttttattatttcgatagTAATCATATGGATTCAGtgcttgtaaaataaaaaaaaaaaagtaataattgtttataaatttatttacataaataaattttaatttttattaattttttttcaactacaaTCTTAACATCAACttatatttacttaaaaaacaaaaaaaaaatatttctaatcaCGTCTGAGTGATTAGTTCGCACTTTggtattactaaaaaaaaaacgaaaaacatgaaataattatttcaaaattacacTTCAAAATacagttaatatatatatttttttttttattttttaaatatgccaTTGACTATGTTGTCTTTGGCATGTACGGTCTTGTTTTTTTGCTTCAATTCAATGTCAATAGATAATAATTGCCGTgcattcaagaaaataatacgtATACGTAATTTgctttttcctcttttttattttgttattattttttttttagatgtctattttatttctggaaattatttaaatgcgATCAGGTACAGTGGTAGCGTTATGGCAAACtgtattttaaacaatttttttttgtcaataaaattgcAGACAATGTATAATTGTTGGcccatgaaaataaaaataaataaataaataatggacAAAATGAAAtaggttgttttttttttcattttattcaacaagAACACCATCTCGTTTTATTTCTTCAGAGTTATTATCTTGGCTTACTGTTGTCCTGTCGTGATTTGTGCAGTTACTTGAGCACGTGTCTTCAGCAATTTCAAGCCAGTGTTGTTTATTTTGTCTCACCCCCTCAACCAGTGGATTTAATTTATCCGATAAAAGTGCAAAAGCCTGTATTATCATGAAATAGAaatgtagaaaataatattaaatataattaaataaaataataataaaaaatataaatatattatcattagtgttgtattaaaatttaatatatttttttttatgtacctCGTAAATTGGAAGGCATATTGAATCGATAAAACCAACTTGCATCATTGGTAACTGATCCTCTTTTTCTCGATTCATGATATCctgtgaaatgaaaaaaaataaaataaaaaaaaaccatttacatttggtaaaaaattcaattttaatattgtttttttctatcagaaaaaaaaataaataattgaaagataaaaattagtttatcatgatagaaaattgttaaaaaaaaatagatatttacaATTGGTGTTATATTTAAAGTTCGTCTTTCAATATCTCCTTGTTCAAAAAATTCACTACTGACTAATTCAGCAACACGTTTTTCAATTTCCCATGGTTTTGTTATTGCAGCAAGATCACAAACAGTCATTAACATTCCACGTAAAAGATCACGATGTTCACCATGTGACCAATTATAAGTTTTTGAACGTGCAATACTTAAAAATGATCCACGTTTACGAAAATAAACAGCTAAATCTGTTGATAAAATTGCTTCTTCAAGTACTTTAACAATACGTGAATATTCTTCAGGTGatacatttgataatatttgatttCCTTGACTACTTAATATCATTAAACACTGATCAAAATGATGATGTTCCATTGTTGAAGTTGAGTATAATTGAGCCAAAGGAGATGAAGCcctttaaaaatgaaaacaataatttttcattagcaAAACAATTGagtacaaattataattaattatttattactttatttgGAATGAATTATTGGTCCCTCGATGATCTAAATCATGACAAAGACAAGCAATCATAAGTGCTAAACACTCAATTTCTCCAAATATTTTCCACCATTGTGTtgcctttaaaaaaataaatcaatagaattttttttttatataaaataatagataatatttataatttaattaaacttacAGTCAATATTGCAAACATCATTTGAGCAACATTAAATGCATGTCTCCAATTGTGATAAGTAACATtgcgataattttttttaacacttaaTAACCATCTACATAATACATCATAATCAATATGAAAACGTTCAACAAAATCAAGATCTAAAAACATTCTCAATGATGCTGTGAGTGTCTCATCATCCTCCATTCTAATgtcatcaaatttaaaatcatgaaGATCAAAATATGCTGATGATGGTACTCTTAAGTCCTGCTGGGTCACGcgtaaatagaaaataaaaacaaacaaaaaaaaacaatgacgtGCATTagtaaaatttgatataaaattttataaatataatatttaatttaacgaaCCCTTAATCTTTTGGCATCTTCAATTGATGCTGATGCATGATAACTCAGTACTTCTAATGTTACACTTTGTTTTGCCATTGCAATAACTGCTTTTTCATAccttgaaagaaaattaagataattaattaattaacaacacTTAATTATTCTGATATttggtaatatttttgtttataaattattatttattattgacttACATGTGTGTATTGTGTATACCCATTCCACAAAATATTGCAAATGCctcaacaaaattttcatcatttttagtaaatattaaatcatcaaatttattaatcaattgtaTAACTCCAATTATTTGaccagatgaattttttattggcatacataaaattgttttatgcTTAAAATTTATACCATCATCAACTGATGCATCAAATCTTGAGTCTTCATAAGCATTTGGTATATTAACTGtctaaaataaacataaaaattattcaaataaaaattaatatttatctccatattaaaaatatttaactgattaattttttagctctttttttcttttataatatctatttattttattgatattaaaattaattattataaatttttttaattgatttattgatcATTTAAAACCCAACGAATTTACGCtacttaaaatatttatgtcatCATTAAatcttaattaaattaataggttaacaaaattataaatgaaaaacaaaaaaaaaaaactagagcatttaaaaattgtcgtcacaataataattatataatttaattaattaaataattcaaagccttgtaaataaatgtttattgatATGGCTTCTCGAATTTTATTCATCCacattgttataaacaattagcAATTTCaagagttattttatttttttaaaaaaagttagaaatttaaattaattacattcaATTACTGCTACTTGAcaattaagtattttttttttattacataaatcACAAATGACAAAAACACGCGTCACACGatcaatgtaaatattaaaaaatttttttatttccattatttatttcttgaataaatattcaattcaaagttgagatttaaatattattaagtaatttaattaagGTAAATTAATACTTACTTCGCCTGTTGTTGCAACATAGCCAGTTATGCCAACGTTTATTGGAAATCTGCTTTCAAATGgactgtaaatttaaaaaaaaaaaaaaccaagtattttattagtttcaataataaaacaatttcgttgtaaaatatttataaaaaaaaattacaaaaaatttatttatagtattaaaaaagaaataaatcaatattttatttttaaaaatgtcaactgtatattattgttattatatttttagtatttgaaatttttttttattgtaaaaaaaaaaaaataaaaaacaatatcgcACCTGGTTCGTGAGTCCGTGTCTTCAACAGTCAGGTCATTGGCTTCAAAGTCAAACACCCGTGAAAAGCTACCCTTTGACGCCTTGTGAACTAAAAGTAcctacaaatataatttttttattttttattgttttttattatttacaatacaaAGCATACATagaattgtaattttttttttttttttataatacaccGACATACTTGATCTGAAACCGGTAATTAGTATGAAGGTGATGTCATTTTCACTCATATGTTAAAACGTCATtcaaaaagatgaaaaaaaaaatataaaaaatagaggaaaaaaaatcataaatcaaACCTGTACTCGTTGACACTGAATAAGTGATTGTGTGTGAGTCAAAATTCGAAAAACCATGTGTTCAATGGTACTTTGTTCTTCAAAAACCATTCTTGCCAAATCAAGCAAAAcctaaatgtaatttattctgTTATTTCAAGTAactacattttaattttttcgatacataaacaataataaaaaatcaataaattaataatttaatttacctgatTTCTTTTAACTTCAAGTTgacttttttcatataattgtGCATTTCTCAATCCAATACcacaaaattgtaaataacttttaaatattttttcatcttgtatTGTAAATTGTGATTCATCacctaatttattaattacttgTGCAACACCAATGACATTACCACTACAATCTTTTATTGGCATACACAAAAGATTTCTTGTTGTATAACCAGTAAGTAAATCAATTTCACGATTAAATCTTTTAtcctaaaaaacaaaaatattttagttaaatatttttactgatatattttcttatgCAATATATTACCTTGTATGCATCTGGAATATTAACTGGTTCACCACTTTCAGCAACATAGCCAACAATACCAGTACCccatgatattttaatttcaatttttttttccatttcgaTGAGTGTTGATCTCGAAcaaacatcaaataatttcGAAACAAGACACCTTGTTTCtcgacaatatttattattataattattgttattattattaatttgactttgattttttttacgttgattatttttatcacaatcattatttgtataattactattattatttatatttcgataatttttattatttttacatggaCGTTCACCTTGAACGAGAAATAATGATCCTCTATCTGCGTGTAATAATGTACTGACATTTTGAAGTATTTTATGACAAAGTGATCGTACATCAAGTTCATTACAAATATCTTTAacctaattaataaaaataataatatataattaaatttctaatgaatgaatgaattaattaattttatctttttaattacCAGTTCAAAAATAAGatctttttcatctaattGACGTAATTCATGTCTTGATTTTCTTTGTGGTCTTAATGTTCCACCAGGTCCAGCTTGTGTACCAACACTACTTTGACTTGGATCTTCTTGTGATACACTTAAAAATGTTGGTGTAC is drawn from Aphidius gifuensis isolate YNYX2018 linkage group LG3, ASM1490517v1, whole genome shotgun sequence and contains these coding sequences:
- the LOC122851790 gene encoding dual 3',5'-cyclic-AMP and -GMP phosphodiesterase 11-like isoform X2, yielding MTAETVSPCVQGVQSGQSDVMVNSLTQQHHQSQTNKPHVNLSNRSTLSSSSSASSSSSSSSSSLSSGVGSTVTTSAVYKLEYAQMEAWLDEHPDFVTDYFLRKATRHIVDQWLLRYSTPTTSSPNNCGQDTIGQNNCNYDVGNSGNNNNNNSGSGATTPVRKISAHEFERGGLLKPIVNTIDGTPTFLSVSQEDPSQSSVGTQAGPGGTLRPQRKSRHELRQLDEKDLIFELVKDICNELDVRSLCHKILQNVSTLLHADRGSLFLVQGERPCKNNKNYRNINNNSNYTNNDCDKNNQRKKNQSQINNNNNNYNNKYCRETRCLVSKLFDVCSRSTLIEMEKKIEIKISWGTGIVGYVAESGEPVNIPDAYKDKRFNREIDLLTGYTTRNLLCMPIKDCSGNVIGVAQVINKLGDESQFTIQDEKIFKSYLQFCGIGLRNAQLYEKSQLEVKRNQVLLDLARMVFEEQSTIEHMVFRILTHTQSLIQCQRVQVLLVHKASKGSFSRVFDFEANDLTVEDTDSRTSPFESRFPINVGITGYVATTGETVNIPNAYEDSRFDASVDDGINFKHKTILCMPIKNSSGQIIGVIQLINKFDDLIFTKNDENFVEAFAIFCGMGIHNTHMYEKAVIAMAKQSVTLEVLSYHASASIEDAKRLRDLRVPSSAYFDLHDFKFDDIRMEDDETLTASLRMFLDLDFVERFHIDYDVLCRWLLSVKKNYRNVTYHNWRHAFNVAQMMFAILTATQWWKIFGEIECLALMIACLCHDLDHRGTNNSFQIKASSPLAQLYSTSTMEHHHFDQCLMILSSQGNQILSNVSPEEYSRIVKVLEEAILSTDLAVYFRKRGSFLSIARSKTYNWSHGEHRDLLRGMLMTVCDLAAITKPWEIEKRVAELVSSEFFEQGDIERRTLNITPIDIMNREKEDQLPMMQVGFIDSICLPIYEAFALLSDKLNPLVEGVRQNKQHWLEIAEDTCSSNCTNHDRTTVSQDNNSEEIKRDGVLVE
- the LOC122851790 gene encoding dual 3',5'-cyclic-AMP and -GMP phosphodiesterase 11-like isoform X1 — encoded protein: MTAETVSPCVQGVQSGQSDVMVNSLTQQHHQSQTNKPHVNLSNRSTLSSSSSASSSSSSSSSSLSSGVGSTVTTSAVYKLEYAQMEAWLDEHPDFVTDYFLRKATRHIVDQWLLRYSTPTTSSPNNCGQDTIGQNNCNYDVGNSGNNNNNNSGSGATTPVRKISAHEFERGGLLKPIVNTIDGTPTFLSVSQEDPSQSSVGTQAGPGGTLRPQRKSRHELRQLDEKDLIFELVKDICNELDVRSLCHKILQNVSTLLHADRGSLFLVQGERPCKNNKNYRNINNNSNYTNNDCDKNNQRKKNQSQINNNNNNYNNKYCRETRCLVSKLFDVCSRSTLIEMEKKIEIKISWGTGIVGYVAESGEPVNIPDAYKDKRFNREIDLLTGYTTRNLLCMPIKDCSGNVIGVAQVINKLGDESQFTIQDEKIFKSYLQFCGIGLRNAQLYEKSQLEVKRNQVLLDLARMVFEEQSTIEHMVFRILTHTQSLIQCQRVQVLLVHKASKGSFSRVFDFEANDLTVEDTDSRTSPFESRFPINVGITGYVATTGETVNIPNAYEDSRFDASVDDGINFKHKTILCMPIKNSSGQIIGVIQLINKFDDLIFTKNDENFVEAFAIFCGMGIHNTHMYEKAVIAMAKQSVTLEVLSYHASASIEDAKRLRQDLRVPSSAYFDLHDFKFDDIRMEDDETLTASLRMFLDLDFVERFHIDYDVLCRWLLSVKKNYRNVTYHNWRHAFNVAQMMFAILTATQWWKIFGEIECLALMIACLCHDLDHRGTNNSFQIKASSPLAQLYSTSTMEHHHFDQCLMILSSQGNQILSNVSPEEYSRIVKVLEEAILSTDLAVYFRKRGSFLSIARSKTYNWSHGEHRDLLRGMLMTVCDLAAITKPWEIEKRVAELVSSEFFEQGDIERRTLNITPIDIMNREKEDQLPMMQVGFIDSICLPIYEAFALLSDKLNPLVEGVRQNKQHWLEIAEDTCSSNCTNHDRTTVSQDNNSEEIKRDGVLVE